From one Esox lucius isolate fEsoLuc1 chromosome 11, fEsoLuc1.pri, whole genome shotgun sequence genomic stretch:
- the prl gene encoding prolactin, whose protein sequence is MAHQSQLSKLYLAVLCLAVSCHAIGLNELMERASQRSDKLHSLSSSLTNDLDSHFPPMGRAMMPRPNMCHTSSLQTPMDKEEALSVSENDLISLARSLLLAWNDPLSLLSSEATTLPHPSKSIISSKIQELQDYSKSLGEGLDVLVNKMGPSSQNISLMPFRGAELGQDKTSRLINFHFLMSCFRRDSHKIDNFLKVLRCRAAKMRPEMC, encoded by the exons ATGGCTCACCAATCCCAGCTTTCCAAACTCTATTTAGCAG TCCTTTGTCTGGCTGTTTCCTGTCATGCCATTGGCCTTAATGAGCTAATGGAGAGAGCCTCCCAGCGATCAGACAAGCTTCACTCACTCAGCAGTTCCCTCACCAACGACCTG GACTCCCACTTCCCACCCATGGGACGAGCGATGATGCCCCGCCCCAATATGTGCCATACCTCGTCACTCCAGACACCAATGGACAAGGAGGAAGCGCTTAGTGTATCG GAGAACGATCTGATCTCGCTGGCTCGTTCCCTCCTCTTGGCCTGGAATGATCCCCTGTCGCTCCTCTCCTCTGAGGCTACAACCCTGCCCCACCCCTCCAAAAGCATCATCAGCAGTAAGATCCAGGAACTGCAAGACTACTCAAAGAGCTTGGGAGAGGGTCTCGACGTACTGGTCAACAAG ATGGGCCCATCCTCCCAGAACATTTCTCTAATGCCCTTCAGAGGTGCAGAACTCGGCCAAGACAAGACCTCCCGCCTCATCAACTTCCACTTCCTCATGTCCTGCTTCCGCAGGGACTCCCACAAAATCGATAATTTTCTCAAGGTCCTCCGATGTCGTGCTGCTAAAATGCGTCCAGAAATGTGTTAA